The following proteins are co-located in the Pedobacter sp. FW305-3-2-15-E-R2A2 genome:
- a CDS encoding PAS domain S-box protein has protein sequence MLYLRPAWEKMNIDKNLSATTNILFRKPKAMGIFVFLILTMIILFVANQRYQMVVEDRRLEMSRILASVKHNVDQALKNSYTAALTIGLTINGDGVPKNFDTVAAQLINSNRTLSAVELVPDGVIKYIYPLKGNEKALNLNVLKDSKIISMEANKAIESRKMYFAGPIALRQGGMGIVGRMPLFFNNKFWGFSAVVIKLDVFLKQAGVYENMHNRFRFQLSKLNPVSAKEEFFLPLFSDFSVASSETINFPDGDWKIYVAAVPTYKPYLKIIFPTIFSVLLAALTGFLVYRVLKKPAELQLLIYEQATRLLENEIKFKTIFDQAAIGIAEVDSNTGSFLRINGKFCKILGYTEAELQHTNFQSITHPDDLKEDLRYFQLLRSGTIREFELLKRYFRKDGQVVWVNLMITPLWKVGDIPSSHITVIEDVTARIEAEQVAEEYQYRIESLINTIDGIVWESDPVTFNFTFISKKSEDILGYTAEEWLSSPSFWADHVHPDDKNWVVDYCTVCTNNLEQHDFEYRMIAKGGNVVWLRDIVNVIVEEGKAVLLRGIMIDITRNKQAQKDLNHSFDLVNEQNKRLLNFSYIVSHNLRSHTSNIQSISVLIDTTKSEEERNEMIGLLKTVSDNLNETLLNLNEVVNIQTNINIVVEPLNLNKYIERTLNVLNDQIVLKQAVIVNQVKEDVIVNYNPAYLESILLNFVFNAIRYSHPKRTPLIELSCHHEGQLVLQISDNGIGMNLERYGDELFGMYKTFNGNPDSKGLGLFISKNQIDAMGGRVVVESEVGTGTTFKIYFK, from the coding sequence TTGTTATATTTAAGACCTGCCTGGGAAAAAATGAATATAGACAAGAATTTATCCGCTACCACAAACATCCTGTTTCGGAAGCCTAAAGCTATGGGAATCTTTGTATTCCTGATCCTGACCATGATCATCCTTTTTGTTGCCAACCAAAGATACCAGATGGTTGTAGAAGACCGACGACTGGAAATGTCCAGGATATTGGCCTCCGTGAAACACAATGTTGATCAGGCTCTTAAAAACAGTTATACTGCAGCACTGACAATTGGACTCACTATAAATGGGGATGGAGTTCCTAAAAATTTTGATACTGTGGCTGCACAGCTCATCAATTCCAACCGGACTTTATCTGCTGTTGAGCTGGTACCAGACGGGGTGATTAAATACATCTATCCTTTAAAAGGGAATGAAAAAGCGTTAAATCTGAATGTCCTTAAAGACTCCAAAATCATCTCTATGGAGGCCAATAAGGCCATTGAATCCCGGAAGATGTATTTCGCAGGGCCCATTGCGCTGCGACAGGGCGGGATGGGGATTGTAGGTCGGATGCCCTTATTCTTTAACAATAAGTTTTGGGGATTCTCTGCGGTCGTGATTAAGCTGGACGTATTTCTGAAACAAGCCGGGGTATATGAAAATATGCACAACAGGTTTCGTTTTCAATTGTCAAAACTGAATCCTGTAAGCGCTAAGGAAGAGTTCTTTCTGCCTTTATTTTCTGACTTTTCTGTCGCTTCTTCTGAAACCATAAATTTTCCGGATGGCGACTGGAAGATTTACGTAGCGGCGGTTCCTACTTATAAGCCGTATTTAAAAATTATTTTTCCCACCATATTCAGCGTGTTGCTGGCTGCACTTACCGGTTTTTTAGTTTACCGTGTTTTAAAGAAACCTGCCGAACTGCAACTGCTCATTTATGAGCAGGCTACCCGCTTACTGGAAAACGAAATTAAGTTTAAAACGATATTTGATCAGGCGGCCATCGGCATTGCGGAAGTAGACTCCAATACAGGCAGTTTTTTGAGGATTAATGGAAAGTTCTGTAAAATACTGGGGTATACGGAAGCCGAATTACAGCATACCAACTTTCAGTCGATCACCCATCCTGATGATTTAAAGGAAGACCTGAGGTATTTTCAGCTACTGAGGTCCGGCACGATCAGGGAGTTTGAGCTGTTGAAAAGGTATTTTCGAAAAGATGGGCAGGTGGTCTGGGTAAATTTAATGATCACCCCATTGTGGAAAGTAGGAGATATACCAAGCAGCCATATTACGGTTATTGAAGACGTAACCGCCAGAATTGAAGCCGAACAGGTTGCGGAGGAGTACCAGTACCGGATAGAATCCTTAATCAACACCATTGATGGTATCGTTTGGGAGTCGGACCCGGTGACCTTTAATTTTACTTTTATCAGTAAAAAATCGGAGGATATTTTAGGCTATACTGCCGAAGAATGGCTGTCTTCCCCGAGTTTTTGGGCAGACCATGTCCATCCGGACGATAAAAACTGGGTGGTCGACTATTGCACGGTCTGTACAAACAATCTGGAACAACATGATTTTGAGTACCGGATGATTGCTAAGGGAGGAAATGTAGTCTGGTTACGGGACATCGTCAATGTGATTGTGGAAGAGGGAAAGGCAGTACTGCTGAGGGGAATTATGATTGATATCACCAGGAATAAACAGGCACAAAAGGACCTGAACCATTCCTTTGACCTGGTGAATGAACAAAATAAACGCTTGTTGAATTTCTCTTATATTGTGTCTCATAACCTCCGTTCTCATACCAGTAACATTCAGTCGATTTCTGTTCTGATTGATACGACGAAGTCAGAAGAGGAGCGAAACGAGATGATTGGACTTTTAAAAACGGTTTCCGATAACCTGAATGAAACGTTGTTGAATTTAAATGAGGTAGTGAATATTCAGACCAATATTAACATTGTTGTAGAGCCGCTCAACCTGAATAAATATATTGAGAGAACGCTGAATGTCCTGAACGATCAGATCGTTCTAAAGCAGGCAGTCATTGTGAACCAGGTAAAGGAAGATGTGATTGTAAATTACAACCCGGCCTACCTGGAAAGTATTCTGTTGAATTTTGTTTTCAATGCCATCCGCTACAGCCATCCGAAACGTACCCCTTTGATTGAACTGAGCTGTCACCATGAAGGTCAGCTGGTGCTGCAGATTTCAGACAATGGAATCGGAATGAACCTGGAAAGGTATGGGGATGAACTGTTTGGAATGTATAAAACCTTTAACGGGAATCCAGATTCCAAAGGGCTGGGCTTATTCATTTCCAAGAACCAGATTGATGCGATGGGAGGAAGGGTGGTCGTAGAAAGTGAAGTGGGCACCGGAACGACCTTTAAGATCTACTTCAAGTAA
- a CDS encoding efflux RND transporter permease subunit: MLQSIIRRPVLATVISILLVLLGIVGLTRLPITQFPDIAPPTVMVSGSYPGGNSEAVVRSVITPLEESINGVENMDYMKSSASNDGSFSISIVFKQGTNPDQAAVNVQNRVSQINSQMPAEVLLAGISTSKQQNSNVMYFNIYSEDKAKYDEKFLQNYTKINLVPELKRIQGVGQVQIFGSKDYSMRVWLNPQKMSANNLTPGEVTAAINDQSLETAPGKFGEESKEAIEYVVKYKGKLNLPEQYEDLIIKSNPDGGILRLKDVARIEFGAASYSSDSKMNGKDAVTLGILQASGSNANDIEIQVRKSLIKAEKSFPKGIKYDILQSTKERLDESISQVKTTLIEAFVLVFIVVFIFLQDFRSTLIPAIAVPVAIIGTFFFLQMIGFTVNVLTLFALVLAIGIVVDDAIVVVEAVHAKMEGTHMTAREATYSAMSEITGAIVSITLVMAAVFLPIGFMEGSSGIFYKQFAFTLAIAILISAVNALTLSPALCALFLKNNHAEKAGKKEGFSKRFFSAFNTSFNRMTDKYIGSLKFLIRFKWLSLAALALVTGITFYMMNTTPKGFVPNEDDSFIIYSLTMPSGTGLDRTTKFIKRVDSTLRTFDAVKNVTSVSGFNIMSNSSSPAYGLGFSKLKAPKERGEVQDMDGVIGLINAKMATLKEGTVSVFRMPPVAGYGAIGGAEFVLQDRTGGNLQKFSGVANGIVGQLFGLDGIAVAFTTFKADYPQFELEVNDEKAKQLGVSVRELLNTIQVYYGGAQASDFNRFGKYYRVNVKADGMYRTDKESLNMVFVKNAQGKMVPASELVAVKRVYGPESVDRYNLFNSITVNAIAKPGVSNGKIMEQIETLLAEKLPNGYSYEWNGLSREEKSSGSQTLFILSLSLLFVYFLLAAQYESYILPLAVMLSIPTGLLGVFIAIKIAGIDNNIYVQVGLIMLIGLLAKNAILIIEFALQRRKEGMELIAAALEGSRLRLRPILMTSLAFVAGMIPLMIATGGSAMGNRSISTGAAGGMLAGVVLGLFIIPVLFVVFQSLQEKVTGKPVVETKKEDKSH, translated from the coding sequence ATGTTACAATCTATTATAAGAAGGCCGGTATTGGCTACGGTAATCTCTATCCTGCTGGTCTTGCTGGGGATCGTAGGTCTGACCCGTCTTCCAATTACCCAGTTTCCCGACATCGCCCCGCCCACGGTGATGGTTTCAGGGAGTTATCCCGGAGGAAACAGTGAGGCGGTAGTCCGTTCCGTAATTACGCCTTTAGAGGAATCCATCAATGGAGTGGAAAACATGGATTACATGAAATCTTCCGCCAGTAATGACGGTTCCTTCTCCATCTCAATTGTTTTTAAACAAGGTACCAACCCCGATCAGGCCGCAGTAAACGTGCAGAACAGGGTTTCACAGATCAATAGTCAGATGCCTGCAGAGGTATTACTGGCGGGGATCAGTACATCGAAACAACAGAACAGTAACGTCATGTACTTCAACATTTACAGTGAAGACAAAGCGAAATACGATGAGAAGTTCCTTCAGAATTACACCAAGATCAACCTTGTTCCTGAATTAAAAAGGATTCAGGGTGTAGGTCAGGTACAGATCTTCGGTTCCAAAGATTACTCGATGAGGGTTTGGTTGAATCCGCAGAAAATGTCGGCCAACAACCTTACTCCAGGCGAAGTAACCGCAGCGATAAATGACCAGAGTTTGGAAACTGCTCCGGGAAAGTTTGGGGAAGAATCTAAAGAGGCGATAGAATATGTAGTGAAGTATAAAGGAAAGTTAAACCTTCCTGAGCAATATGAAGACCTGATCATTAAATCCAATCCGGATGGCGGTATCCTTCGTTTAAAGGATGTGGCCAGGATTGAATTTGGTGCAGCGAGTTATAGCAGTGACTCCAAAATGAACGGTAAAGATGCCGTAACTTTAGGGATCCTGCAGGCCAGTGGTTCCAATGCGAACGACATTGAAATTCAGGTTCGTAAATCACTGATCAAAGCGGAGAAATCATTTCCAAAAGGGATAAAATATGACATCTTACAAAGTACCAAGGAAAGACTGGACGAGTCGATCAGCCAGGTAAAAACAACCCTGATTGAAGCCTTCGTGCTGGTATTTATTGTGGTATTTATTTTCCTTCAGGATTTCCGGTCTACCCTGATCCCTGCGATTGCGGTTCCGGTAGCGATCATCGGTACCTTCTTCTTCCTGCAAATGATTGGTTTTACCGTCAACGTATTGACACTTTTCGCACTGGTACTGGCCATTGGGATTGTAGTCGATGATGCGATTGTGGTGGTGGAAGCGGTCCATGCGAAGATGGAAGGCACACATATGACCGCCCGTGAAGCCACATATTCCGCGATGAGTGAGATTACAGGCGCCATTGTATCCATTACCCTGGTGATGGCCGCAGTGTTCCTTCCTATCGGATTTATGGAAGGTTCATCCGGGATTTTCTATAAGCAGTTTGCCTTTACCCTGGCGATTGCGATTCTGATCTCGGCAGTAAATGCCTTGACTTTAAGTCCGGCTTTATGTGCACTGTTCTTAAAAAATAACCATGCCGAAAAAGCAGGTAAAAAAGAAGGCTTCTCTAAAAGGTTCTTCAGTGCATTCAATACTTCATTCAACAGAATGACAGATAAATATATCGGAAGCCTGAAATTCCTGATCAGATTCAAATGGTTGAGTCTGGCTGCGCTGGCCCTGGTAACCGGTATTACGTTCTATATGATGAACACGACGCCTAAAGGATTTGTTCCAAATGAGGATGATAGTTTCATTATCTATTCCTTAACGATGCCTTCCGGTACCGGATTAGACCGGACTACGAAATTCATCAAAAGGGTCGATTCTACCTTGAGAACATTTGATGCCGTGAAAAACGTAACGAGTGTATCTGGTTTCAACATCATGAGTAATTCATCGAGTCCGGCTTATGGCTTAGGTTTCAGTAAACTGAAAGCGCCTAAAGAAAGAGGTGAAGTACAGGACATGGACGGGGTAATTGGCCTCATCAATGCGAAAATGGCGACCTTAAAAGAAGGTACCGTAAGTGTATTCAGAATGCCTCCCGTAGCAGGTTATGGTGCGATTGGTGGTGCTGAGTTTGTATTACAGGACAGAACGGGTGGTAACCTTCAGAAATTCAGTGGTGTGGCCAATGGGATTGTCGGACAGTTGTTCGGACTGGATGGGATTGCCGTAGCCTTTACCACTTTTAAAGCAGATTATCCGCAGTTTGAACTGGAAGTAAATGATGAAAAAGCAAAACAACTGGGTGTTAGTGTGAGAGAATTGCTCAATACCATTCAGGTGTATTATGGTGGTGCACAGGCATCAGACTTTAACCGTTTCGGTAAATATTACCGGGTGAATGTGAAAGCTGATGGAATGTACAGAACCGATAAAGAATCCCTGAATATGGTGTTTGTAAAAAATGCGCAGGGTAAAATGGTTCCTGCAAGTGAGCTGGTAGCCGTAAAAAGAGTATACGGACCAGAATCTGTAGACCGTTATAACCTGTTCAATTCCATTACGGTCAACGCAATTGCGAAACCGGGAGTCAGCAATGGTAAAATCATGGAGCAGATTGAAACCCTGCTGGCTGAGAAACTACCTAACGGATACAGTTATGAATGGAACGGACTTTCCAGAGAAGAGAAATCTTCAGGTTCTCAAACCCTTTTCATTTTGAGTTTGAGTCTCCTGTTTGTTTACTTCCTGCTGGCCGCACAATATGAAAGTTATATTTTGCCACTGGCCGTAATGCTTTCTATTCCTACTGGATTATTAGGGGTATTTATTGCCATCAAGATTGCCGGAATCGACAACAACATCTATGTGCAGGTAGGATTGATCATGCTGATTGGATTGCTGGCAAAAAATGCCATTTTGATCATTGAATTTGCCTTACAACGCAGGAAAGAAGGTATGGAGCTGATTGCTGCTGCCCTGGAAGGTTCCAGACTTCGTCTGAGACCGATCCTGATGACTTCCCTGGCTTTCGTAGCAGGAATGATCCCGCTGATGATTGCTACAGGTGGTTCGGCCATGGGTAACCGCTCGATCAGTACAGGTGCTGCCGGCGGAATGCTTGCAGGGGTAGTACTCGGACTGTTTATCATTCCGGTATTATTTGTAGTCTTCCAGTCTTTACAGGAAAAAGTAACCGGAAAACCGGTAGTTGAAACAAAAAAAGAGGACAAATCACATTAA
- a CDS encoding efflux transporter outer membrane subunit, whose translation MNHLHKLYTVTALAILITGCKVGKEYVRPGMNLPQQFRTEDTKTDSSSVAALSTKVFFNDTELQSLIDSANARNFDLLIALKNIEQADQSLREAKVNFLPELGLNIQANSSTPSKNSLNGLSIGQFIGSRSVQDYNAALNLSWEIGFFGKLKGMKAKALSEYLQTREASKAIRSKLVSGVATGYYNLLMLDEQLQIANRTLALNDSTLRMTKLQWDAGLTTILAVQQAEAQKLSSAQLIPSLQQGISIQENALSLLTGTVPSSINRMKKLNEIAPAQQMPTGYPVALLNNRPDVKASEYALRAANESVGIAQASMYPSLNITANGGLNSFKASNWFNIPGSLFGMVAGSVTQPIFQRRKLKTAFEIAKLEREKSVLQFRQTVLTAVTEVSDALVKSNRLKEQVAIAENRVNTLRSAIKNANMLFGSGMATYLEVILAQGNLLQSELELSNLKRQRLAADVELYTALGGGINE comes from the coding sequence ATGAATCACTTACATAAATTATATACCGTTACCGCCTTAGCCATCCTGATTACAGGATGCAAGGTCGGTAAGGAATATGTCCGACCAGGCATGAATCTTCCACAGCAATTCAGAACTGAAGATACCAAGACAGATTCCAGCAGTGTCGCGGCATTGAGCACTAAAGTGTTTTTTAACGATACAGAATTACAATCGCTGATCGACAGTGCGAATGCCCGCAATTTCGACCTGCTGATCGCCCTAAAAAATATAGAACAGGCAGATCAGAGCCTTCGTGAAGCAAAAGTGAATTTCCTTCCGGAACTGGGCTTAAATATTCAGGCGAATTCCAGTACCCCTTCAAAAAACAGCTTAAACGGCTTGAGTATCGGCCAGTTTATCGGTTCAAGGTCGGTACAGGATTACAATGCTGCTTTAAACCTTTCCTGGGAAATCGGTTTCTTTGGTAAGTTAAAGGGGATGAAAGCCAAGGCCTTATCGGAATACCTTCAGACACGTGAAGCTTCTAAAGCCATCCGTAGTAAACTCGTATCCGGAGTAGCCACTGGTTATTACAACCTGTTGATGCTGGATGAGCAATTACAGATCGCCAACAGAACACTTGCTTTGAACGACAGCACCTTAAGGATGACCAAATTACAATGGGATGCAGGTTTGACTACCATATTGGCGGTTCAACAGGCAGAAGCACAAAAGTTAAGTTCGGCACAGCTGATCCCTTCCCTTCAGCAAGGCATCAGCATTCAGGAAAATGCCCTCAGTCTGTTAACAGGCACAGTCCCTTCTTCCATTAACCGGATGAAGAAACTGAATGAGATCGCGCCTGCTCAGCAAATGCCGACTGGTTATCCGGTTGCCCTGCTGAACAACCGTCCGGATGTAAAGGCGAGTGAATATGCACTTCGTGCTGCCAATGAATCTGTAGGCATTGCACAGGCAAGTATGTATCCATCGTTGAACATTACGGCCAATGGCGGACTCAACTCCTTCAAAGCAAGTAACTGGTTTAACATCCCTGGTTCCTTATTCGGAATGGTTGCAGGATCAGTAACACAGCCTATTTTTCAACGCAGAAAACTGAAAACAGCTTTTGAAATTGCAAAGTTGGAAAGAGAAAAATCTGTTTTACAATTCAGACAAACGGTGCTGACGGCAGTGACTGAAGTTTCAGATGCACTGGTAAAATCAAACCGATTAAAAGAACAGGTTGCCATTGCCGAAAATCGGGTTAACACCCTCCGCTCGGCCATAAAAAATGCGAATATGCTTTTCGGAAGCGGCATGGCAACTTATTTAGAAGTTATCCTTGCTCAGGGAAATCTATTGCAAAGTGAATTAGAGCTGAGCAATCTGAAACGTCAGCGTTTAGCTGCTGATGTGGAACTTTATACGGCTTTAGGCGGCGGTATAAACGAGTAA